One window of the Tachyglossus aculeatus isolate mTacAcu1 chromosome 12, mTacAcu1.pri, whole genome shotgun sequence genome contains the following:
- the LOC119935637 gene encoding E3 ubiquitin-protein ligase SH3RF1-like — MDESALLDLLECPVCLERLDASAKVLPCQHTFCKRCLLGIVGSRNELRCPECRTLVGCGVDELPSNILLVRLLDGIKQRPRKSGTGGGSAGTNCTSALRVQSGPGANCSAKEPQISQGGPQQRVQARSPPVRYLRRVSEYSFQIKALVQ; from the exons ATGGATGAATCTGCCTTGTTGGATCTGCTGGAGTGTCCCGTGTGCTTAGAGCGTCTCGATGCTTCGGCAAAAGTCTTACCTTGTCAGCACACGTTTTGCAAACGCTGTCTCCTGGGCATCGTGGGTTCTCGCAACGAACTTCGGTGCCCAGAGTGCAGGACCCTGGTGGGCTGCGGAGTGGACGAGCTTCCCAGTAACATCCTCCTAGTGCGGTTACTGGACGGGATCAAGCAGAGGCCTCGGAAGTCTGGCACCGGCGGCGGTAGCGCTGGGACTAATTGCACAAGTGCGTTGAGAGTCCAGAGCGGCCCGGGGGCTAACTGTAGCGCTAAAGAACCTCAGATCTCTCAAGGTGGACCGCAGCAGAGAGTGCAAGCCCGGAGTCCCCCGGTCAGG TACTTAAGAAGGGTATCTGAGTATTCCTTTCAAATAAAGGCTTTGGTTCAATGA